One Osmia lignaria lignaria isolate PbOS001 chromosome 4, iyOsmLign1, whole genome shotgun sequence genomic window, cataaatatattttaacataGTAGGCTAGTGTATATCCAATTATCCAATTATCAGGATATAATACCTTTGGGGTTTGTAGTATAACACCAAATGCACTGAAGGTATCATACAATAGTTTCTCATCAACTTCTGGATCAAGATTTCCAATAAAAATGTTAGCCCCAACATCTAAGTTCTTCTGATGGGCACTTGCTTTATTTACCCTTATAGGTTTTCCatataattttatcatattCATTATCTTAATTGCATAATCTGCATCCTCTTCCCCCATGAACTCAACAAATCCATAACCCTGATGCATTTGAGTCACCCTGTCTTTAGGCATGTGGACATTGactgaaaaatattatacaatcgattttaattaaagatccgAAAATAGTTAATATTAGGTTGTCTATTATGTTGATTACATACCCACTGGTCCTGACTGAACAAACAGTTCCCACATGAGGGACTCTGTAACTTTATCATCCAGTCCACCAACATATATTGTGGCATCTGAAAATATACagattttatataaaacatTAGAAATTAATAACTATTGAGTGGAATTAGTGTTTATGTTTACTTAACCTAATATATCTTAATGATTTCAACTGTAATGCtttgcaaaaaatattttctacggTTACAATTATTGTATGATATATTACAATTAACGAAAAACTgttaaaatgttataaatacatatttcgaTCGTAAATTTACCTTGATTACGTTCGGCAATAGGACCGGCCGCCATGATTATTCCTAGTCTGTAAGTTTCACCATTTGGATGTGTTGTGGTAACCCTGAATCCAGAAAAAACACGACACTAAAATATAAGTACTCTTTGGTGAAACCATAGGCGAGGTATAGTATAGACCTTCACCCAATGCTTTTTTGTGTCTCGCCTCTATGGGACCCTAGAATCCCCTTATCATTTTTGTTTCACATCCTACTATGCCAACACAACCCTTCTATCACAACCCTTTTGGTGGCTGGAACTTTATCATTTGACTTAGGCAATTAAAAGGACACAATTTTGACCCCCTTTGattccttcaaaaattattaaaataattgtctgAGAAGTTTGTATGTATTCACTTATTTCTCATTTGACTCGTttgatttttgataaaatataaaaacaatgtaCATAAAAATCAAACTTGGTCCCCCATGTATTTTGACAgttttatacaagtgcattagtgtaTCCTacggtgtggtaccccatgtattTTGGAATGCATACGCATGTGTTTTATGGTGTTTCATGGTGTGGGTTCCAATGtgtttttgcatatttataccGATTTATTAGTTGGTTTTATGGTGTAGTTCCCTATGTATTTTACCgtacttttataattatttaatgatgTTTAATGGTGTAATTCTCTATATATTTCTCCCGTACTTTTACAAATGTATTACTGTGTTTTATGGGGTAGATATTATTTTGCATgcgtatttttaaatttgcattgGTGTTGGggtatttgcaaaattataaatatctgTTCATTGCATGtttgcattaattaattataatacaaatgttaattaaaaaatgtatatcgttcaagaatcgtgattttttgGGTTTCAGAAGGATACTTCGGCCAAAGTGAGGGTACCATTTCCATGGCGAGCTACTGATTAATCATGGGTCAATCATGGATCAACCGTGGGTCATTTTGAGGGACATTGCGAGCGCTGTGATGCaggtcaacgatcggtgagtcgcatgctttaaagttcctccggttcccatcatgtcataggacgaatggtccgaaacgacacgggaattggttgtaatttttatcttctgagcgagcatagtgatacacgaatatcactgtataatttttatacaatgataatcgtgaaaattatttttctgtgttttatttGTTAGCTCAGGCTAGGGTtctcttgtacatatttacatatacagatttcaaaattaataaaaatgtagagaagtcggatgaccctccgatttgagaatacattttctttttcatatgtACAAGAAGgtatttcgcgatgagcagaATTCGAagtcaaagtaataagcatgaatatcTTTTATTGTTCGAAAtaattactttgataacgaaatcgctcttgaaattgaaacgtttctcAGTTTTATTCGTGATATTTGAATGATATTCTTTCTTTTAACAAAGTAAGAATATCAATGCATTAGCTTTTACTAATCATacattttagcttaggcatttcagcacacatgaagaaaactggtaggtgcaaacacctttggccttgttcatttttatgcccaaagctcattcgggtacttagatgtactcgcgtgggtggagggcggtggacaaggtttagttttaagaaTAATATATTGTGGCGATTGACAAAAATAGTGAACCAataatagtgaaccacgatataagttccacatgtgtgtgtgtggttaggatgtgggatttgtatcgtttattaataatcttaattttctataatattacaAAGCAATTAGAGTATATTTATCGAGATTAAATTGAAAAGTTATTACAATGCATAATTAAATgtgttactttagcataatgttcactattatttgtcagtcgatttcagcaaaaaggtatgaatttattagagtgtgaatgttgaattgaactcgggtgtcggaggcgtcccgggacgttctccctaggtaTAGGcttttttgcacccgggtggttatGTGAGAatcgtggagtgaatttttgtgagaatggtttttgcccttttttaaatatagcaataggcaggcaggtagtttacttctggtgtgattgagtttagtttataagtaggcagggccagagcaagctttcatgtttctcttcgtattctcctctaatacgtgagaagcttgtatctggggttgggaaaaaaaaatcaagagaaaagatgaaaatgcaatataattaatttattaattaatttggcATTCTCTTTCTTGATTTTTCTTAAGGCCATGccttagtttgtaagtcgtagtcgtggtattAGACccgaatacaaaaataaaatattacagtgaaagtgcagtgaagtgaaattaaaaatattttatgcttGAACATTTGTAAAAATAGTGCATGTAGGCGAATAACGATTCATGGAATTGTTACTCGTTTATATGTTTCCTTTTTACGAATTTTTGAGCaagcgtaaaattttcgcgagtgatttttgtgaggctattgccgaagaaagaagaggctatatgctgaagagccccggcaaaatttgccctgaagaggggaactactaatggctgtccatcttcggatggacagtcattctgtcactatgctcgctaattttttttgtttttttttttgtgtgtgccTTTTACCCATATTGAACtcaaaattttacgtttgcgcCTCAGATGtagtcatttatattttttttcatatgcAACAAAGTGCACCACAAAATGGTTGGTAAAAATAAGGGTTTAAGCTGTCGGTATTTCAGAATGTGACACGAAGTCTCGTAAGATGGTAGGTCTATTCTTTATCTCGTCTGTGGCATACACATATAATAAAGTTTCACAAGGCCATAAATCAACACAAATTGTATAAAaccaacatatttaaatttattgaacCATACTGATAGTAACATAAAATAACATCATAATTTATAACAATTCTTTAAACAAATATACAATTAAATTCTTTTGGAATGTTCATTGTTCAGTTAGCACTGGGTCCTTGAGCTTCTTGAGTtgctaaaataaatatatcaatGATTATTGTTTGATCCATATTATCATTGGTAAAAACAATTTACCCTTATAAGAATATTCTAAAGCAGTTGCTATAGTCCTCATATCCCCTTCAATGCTGCGTGCCCAATTTTCAGCATCACCAATTTCTTTCAATGCACTTGAAAAGGCTTCTACTAAATTCAACCAACACTGTGTCTGTTTTGCAAAATTTGTTGCACTATGTTGTAATTGTTTTGCTTCTGCATCCAATTTCTTTTGATTCAAGTATGCTTGGGCTACTCTGTATAAAACATTTCTTTGCTAAGAGTATTATCCTGTTGCATTCTATAACAGTCATCCAATACTTACCCTACATTTAGGTGATCAACCAAAGCCTGTGTTAAGTTGCTTGCAGCTTGAAcagcttcctttcttttttgttcTATTAAAATAACATCAGATTTAACATGATCTTCTATGGTTGTGATAAGGTGATGGATGTAGAAAATTGTGTATTTTACCCTGTCTCTCTTTCCTTGCTGCTTGCTTGCTTTGATGCTCTTTCACAATTGCAGACAACATTCTTTTTAATAAGCAAATGTAACAATTTGTGAGATACTGACTGCTACAGGTTACATATACATAAATACTATAGGCTTTGCTTCTCCTGAAAAATTCATAAGTAATGTCATGCTTTCATTCAGAAATCTTCTCTTGAACATAACTGTGTTgcttaaaataatttacttaCAATTAAGTGCTATATGTTCTTCTGTTTATTGATTACAAAAGTAAGTGTATTTCAATCTGGTAATGTGACATTTTGAGTGTCAAAAAGCTTCCTGTGAATTCTGCTTAAGGCATTAGAGTGTGGACAGACATTATAAGTATATCATTCCAATGTTGAGACAAGGTGGAAATATTGACCAATCAACAATGAGTAGCACGATGGTATAGTGTATTTTAATCATTTGATCAATCAATGATTGGACAAAATGAGAGAAAAACAAACATTTGGATG contains:
- the Blos1 gene encoding biogenesis of lysosome-related organelles complex 1 subunit 1 isoform X1, whose protein sequence is MLSAIVKEHQSKQAARKERQEQKRKEAVQAASNLTQALVDHLNVGNVLYRVAQAYLNQKKLDAEAKQLQHSATNFAKQTQCWLNLVEAFSSALKEIGDAENWARSIEGDMRTIATALEYSYKATQEAQGPSAN
- the Blos1 gene encoding biogenesis of lysosome-related organelles complex 1 subunit 1 isoform X2: MLSAIVKEHQSKQAARKERQEQKRKEAVQAASNLTQALVDHLNVGVAQAYLNQKKLDAEAKQLQHSATNFAKQTQCWLNLVEAFSSALKEIGDAENWARSIEGDMRTIATALEYSYKATQEAQGPSAN